The sequence below is a genomic window from Desulfovibrionales bacterium.
TGATACCGGCCACCATTGCGCCGGTTTTTTCTGACGGAGACATCGTTACCGCGCCGAAGGGACAGATGGAGGCGCAAAGTCCGCAACCGCGGCAGAGCCCCTCTTCCACCTTGGATACCGTGGGCTCGAGTTTTATAAAATCATTGGCCAGGAGAGACAGGGCCTTGCCCGCCGCACCGGTGGCCTGGGAAACGGTGTCGGTAATATCCTTGGCAAACTGCGCCGCTCCGGCCAGAAATATGCCATCAGTATTGCTTTCCAGCGGTCCTAATTTGGGGTGCGCCTCGCTAAAAAATCCGCCGAGGTCGCTGGCTATGTGTAAGGTACGGGCCAGCTTCTGACTGCCGGACGACGGGATAACAGCCATGGCCAGCACCACCAGATCGGCCTCAATCTCTACCTGACGGCCGGACAGGGTATCTGCTCCCCAGACCACTAATTTATCGCCGGACTTAAAGATCTTTGAGACCTTACCCCGCAGATAGAGGATTCTTTCCTCGCTCATGACCTTTTGCACAAATTCTTCGTGTCCCTTTCCGGCGGCACGGATATCGATATAAAATACGTAGGCCTGGCCGTCCGGCACCGCATGCTTATACAGCAAGGCTTGCTTGGCCGTGTACATGCAGCAGACCTTTGAACAGTAGGGGACTCCGTGTTCAGGGTCGCGCGAACCCGCACACTGGACAAAGACCACGTTTTGGGGGATGCGGCCGTCGGAAGGCCGGCGCACCACGCCCCCGGTGGGGCCGGAGGCCGAGAGCATGCGTTCGAATTGCAGGCCGTCGATCACATCTTCATACCCATCGCCTCCGTATTCGCCGATATGGGCCACGGGCATCAGTTCATAGCCGGTGGACAGGATGATGGCCCCCACCTCGAAGGTTATTTCCCGGGGCTCCATGAGGAAATTTATGGCCCTGGCCTCGCAGCTCTTATAGCAGTTCTCACAGATAATTAATTTATCGGTGTTGAGGCAGGCGTCCCAGTCAATGGTATAGACCGCGGGCACGGCCTGCGGAAAGGGCAGATAAACGGCCTTTCGGGCCCCCAGCCCCTGGTCGAATTCATTGGGTACGACCACCGGACAGGTTGGCACACAGTCGCCGCAACCGGTGCAGAGCGTCTCATCAATGTAGCGGGGTTTGAAGCGCACGGTGACCTGGAACTGGCCGATGTTACCTTCGACGCGGGTTGCCTCGGCATAACTGAAAAGATGGACGTACTCGTTCTGGCTTACCTCTACCATCCTGGGCGTAAGGATACAGGAGGAACAATCAAGCGTGGGAAAGGTCTCTCCCAACTGGGCCATGTGTCCCCCCAGAGATGGCGATTTCTCCACGAGATAGACCTCGTGGCCGCTGTTGGCTATATCCAGGGCGGCCTGTATGCCGGCGACGCCGCCCCCGATTACGAGCACCCTTTTAGTTACCGGGCTCTGGAAAGGCTCCAGCGGTTCGGCATAGTGCAGTCGGCCCAGACTTCCTTTGATGATAGAAAAGGCCTTCTCTGTGCCTTCCGCCCCGTCTATATGCACCCAGCTACAGTGCTCCCGTATGTTGGCCATATCCAATAGAT
It includes:
- a CDS encoding CoB--CoM heterodisulfide reductase iron-sulfur subunit A family protein, coding for MTRLGVFICHCGKNISRTVNIEALRKKVSTLTDVVLAKDYLYMCSKPGQTMIADDIREHRLDGALVAACSPRLHGKTFAQTAQRAGLNPYLLDMANIREHCSWVHIDGAEGTEKAFSIIKGSLGRLHYAEPLEPFQSPVTKRVLVIGGGVAGIQAALDIANSGHEVYLVEKSPSLGGHMAQLGETFPTLDCSSCILTPRMVEVSQNEYVHLFSYAEATRVEGNIGQFQVTVRFKPRYIDETLCTGCGDCVPTCPVVVPNEFDQGLGARKAVYLPFPQAVPAVYTIDWDACLNTDKLIICENCYKSCEARAINFLMEPREITFEVGAIILSTGYELMPVAHIGEYGGDGYEDVIDGLQFERMLSASGPTGGVVRRPSDGRIPQNVVFVQCAGSRDPEHGVPYCSKVCCMYTAKQALLYKHAVPDGQAYVFYIDIRAAGKGHEEFVQKVMSEERILYLRGKVSKIFKSGDKLVVWGADTLSGRQVEIEADLVVLAMAVIPSSGSQKLARTLHIASDLGGFFSEAHPKLGPLESNTDGIFLAGAAQFAKDITDTVSQATGAAGKALSLLANDFIKLEPTVSKVEEGLCRGCGLCASICPFGAVTMSPSEKTGAMVAGINPVLCKGCGLCAAGCLSGAINLRGSSFKQIFAQLEEMV